Proteins encoded by one window of Flagellimonas lutaonensis:
- a CDS encoding GntP family permease: protein MELLTILLVVLFIIIATVKFKLNPVFSLILAALISGFLLGLTPQQMMVQIGEGFGKTLSGIGLVIAFGSVIGIFLEKTGSTKVLTDTILKWVGFKRSPLAINLAGFVVSIPVFCDSGFIILSSLNKTLSKKSGLPVLFFAIALASGLYAAHVFVPPTPGPLAAAAILEADLGTVLILGLLVAIPVSLTGYFWARFVSGYIKTTNPGDDKILTIEEATARPTALQAFLPLVVPLVLIALKSVANYPTKPVGEGILFQFTDFVGNPIVALLFGVFLAFSLGRKHPSKERNEWIVEALKQAGLIVLITGAGGAFGAILRTVDFAAILDLSTTSGVGGLLICFGIAAALKTAQGSSTVSIITTAAIAAPLLSTFGLVSVAEKALGVLAIGAGAMTVSHINDSYFWVVSQFSDLDVKNALKGHSLATLFQGLVGIALIIVLYLIMGG from the coding sequence ATGGAGTTGTTGACCATACTATTGGTTGTGTTGTTCATTATCATCGCCACGGTGAAGTTTAAGTTGAACCCTGTGTTTTCGCTAATCTTGGCGGCCCTAATCTCAGGCTTCTTATTGGGTTTGACGCCCCAACAGATGATGGTGCAAATAGGGGAGGGTTTTGGAAAAACTTTGTCCGGTATCGGGTTGGTCATTGCCTTTGGCAGTGTAATCGGTATTTTTTTGGAAAAGACAGGCAGTACAAAGGTGCTTACCGATACCATCTTAAAATGGGTAGGGTTCAAGCGTTCGCCCCTAGCCATTAATTTGGCTGGTTTCGTGGTATCGATTCCTGTGTTCTGTGATTCTGGATTTATCATCCTTTCGTCACTCAACAAGACATTGAGCAAAAAATCGGGCTTGCCCGTGCTGTTTTTTGCCATCGCATTGGCGAGTGGCCTGTATGCGGCCCATGTATTTGTGCCTCCGACTCCCGGACCGCTGGCGGCCGCAGCAATTTTAGAGGCTGATTTGGGCACTGTATTGATTTTGGGCCTCTTGGTGGCTATTCCCGTAAGTTTGACAGGTTATTTTTGGGCGCGTTTTGTTTCGGGGTATATCAAGACCACCAACCCGGGGGATGATAAGATACTGACGATTGAAGAGGCTACTGCCAGACCTACGGCCTTACAGGCCTTTTTGCCCTTGGTGGTGCCATTGGTCTTGATTGCGCTAAAGTCTGTGGCCAATTATCCTACCAAACCAGTTGGGGAGGGAATTCTGTTCCAATTCACCGATTTTGTAGGCAACCCGATCGTAGCATTGCTCTTCGGGGTTTTCTTGGCCTTTTCTTTGGGTAGAAAACATCCATCCAAAGAACGAAATGAATGGATTGTGGAAGCATTGAAACAAGCAGGGCTTATCGTGCTCATAACAGGGGCAGGTGGGGCTTTCGGAGCTATTCTGAGAACGGTCGACTTTGCCGCTATTTTAGATTTGAGCACTACCTCTGGGGTCGGCGGACTTTTGATTTGTTTTGGTATTGCCGCGGCACTAAAAACCGCCCAAGGCTCATCGACCGTATCGATTATCACCACTGCCGCCATTGCGGCACCTTTGCTCTCTACTTTTGGGTTGGTATCGGTGGCTGAAAAAGCCCTTGGCGTTTTGGCCATAGGTGCAGGTGCCATGACTGTTTCACACATCAACGATAGTTACTTCTGGGTGGTGTCGCAATTTTCAGATTTAGACGTAAAAAACGCTCTTAAGGGCCATAGTTTGGCCACCCTTTTTCAGGGCTTGGTGGGCATTGCGCTTATTATCGTGCTCTATCTGATTATGGGTGGGTGA
- a CDS encoding DUF4249 family protein, whose amino-acid sequence MRLFLVFILVFVTFVSCEEVVDVDLQPEEPRLIINGLVRVDKSQEFIDVRIKVTESSNFFDENPVTQLESASIIYGKTNPDIPEQLDSIAVSVLEEEAPGTGIYIPSYIPGTDTDDRIRTSSATPNTGFILVVEHKGRRYAARTPYSPTVPIDNLQIGDDTLFDEDETEVKVTITDVEDRDDFYVFDFGFGNFLAVEDQFFDGQQFEFSYFYDQEFAPGTELEISVLGADREFYNYMDLLIEQTEDTGGVFQTPAAIIRGNVFDVTGLDNITVFDNVNRPDGFGLGYFAVVQEYKQTITVE is encoded by the coding sequence ATGAGACTGTTTTTGGTATTTATTTTAGTGTTTGTCACATTTGTTTCGTGTGAAGAGGTGGTTGATGTCGATTTGCAGCCGGAAGAGCCACGGTTGATCATAAATGGACTTGTGCGGGTAGATAAGAGCCAAGAGTTTATCGATGTACGGATAAAGGTAACCGAGAGCAGTAATTTTTTTGATGAAAATCCCGTGACACAATTAGAGAGCGCATCCATTATTTACGGTAAAACAAATCCCGATATTCCAGAACAATTAGACAGTATTGCGGTATCGGTTTTAGAAGAAGAGGCCCCGGGAACGGGAATATATATACCAAGCTACATACCCGGCACCGATACTGACGACCGCATACGAACCTCCAGTGCAACCCCAAACACGGGTTTTATACTGGTGGTGGAGCATAAGGGCAGGCGCTACGCGGCCAGAACACCCTACTCACCCACAGTGCCCATAGACAATCTACAAATAGGAGACGATACACTCTTTGATGAAGATGAAACGGAGGTCAAGGTAACCATAACCGATGTTGAAGACAGGGATGATTTTTATGTGTTCGATTTTGGCTTTGGAAACTTTTTAGCTGTGGAAGACCAGTTCTTTGACGGGCAGCAGTTTGAATTCTCTTATTTCTACGACCAGGAGTTTGCACCGGGAACGGAGTTGGAAATCTCGGTTTTAGGGGCAGACCGGGAGTTTTACAACTACATGGACCTTCTGATCGAACAGACCGAAGACACCGGTGGGGTCTTTCAAACACCTGCGGCCATCATCAGGGGGAATGTATTTGATGTTACGGGCCTTGACAATATAACCGTATTCGACAATGTCAATCGCCCAGATGGATTCGGATTGGGATATTTTGCCGTGGTACAGGAATATAAGCAGACCATAACGGTAGAATGA
- a CDS encoding NUDIX hydrolase: MTPPSIYGEHLPLAKGGFGSMTLKKFSLDELVDILDESGNRTGNSIMKSEAHRKGLFHPTVHVWFYTADGKILLQQRGSAKKSFPLLWDVSVAGHIGAGEDIETSALREIKEEIGLDVSKGDLEKIGIFRSVQKHHKDFVDAEFHHTYLCKLTAPFKNLKKQESEVKALALVPLPTFAEETWGLANTGKYVPHGAEYYKTIIKEIKQRL, from the coding sequence ATGACCCCTCCGTCGATCTACGGCGAACACCTCCCCTTGGCTAAGGGCGGATTTGGGAGTATGACCCTTAAAAAGTTTTCTTTGGATGAGCTTGTCGACATATTGGATGAATCTGGAAACCGCACCGGCAACTCCATAATGAAATCGGAAGCCCATCGAAAAGGGTTGTTTCACCCCACCGTCCATGTTTGGTTTTACACCGCGGATGGAAAAATATTGCTGCAACAAAGAGGAAGTGCAAAAAAATCATTTCCGCTGCTATGGGATGTATCCGTGGCTGGCCATATTGGTGCCGGAGAAGATATTGAAACCAGTGCACTCCGCGAAATCAAGGAAGAGATTGGTTTGGATGTGAGCAAAGGCGACTTGGAAAAAATCGGAATCTTTAGATCCGTTCAAAAACACCATAAGGATTTTGTGGATGCCGAATTTCACCATACCTATCTCTGCAAGCTGACCGCTCCCTTTAAAAACTTAAAAAAGCAAGAAAGCGAGGTCAAGGCCTTGGCGCTTGTGCCCTTGCCGACATTTGCCGAAGAAACCTGGGGGCTGGCAAATACGGGCAAATACGTGCCCCATGGAGCGGAGTACTACAAAACCATCATCAAAGAAATCAAACAAAGACTGTAA
- a CDS encoding DUF4294 domain-containing protein, with product MFRTVVKLSFCSFFFFVGAQEEQHLDSIAEYYVRMQGDSVLLESIPLDEVYIFGKLEFADKQEKLRYYILRRKTLKVYPYAKLAAERLVELNDSLAKIKKKRHRRKYTRQMQKYIEGEFSDELKKLTRTEGQILVKLIHRQTGSTAFDLVKELRNGWRAFWYQTTAKMFKINIKEEFRPTEVHEDYLIEDILQRAFASNRLKRQKSVLDYDYAMLSNKWKSDSSDDTPQKEN from the coding sequence ATGTTTCGCACAGTTGTCAAATTATCTTTTTGTTCCTTTTTCTTCTTTGTAGGCGCACAAGAAGAGCAGCATCTGGATTCCATTGCTGAATATTATGTTCGTATGCAGGGCGACTCGGTGTTGTTGGAGTCCATTCCCCTTGATGAGGTATATATCTTTGGAAAACTGGAGTTTGCCGACAAACAGGAAAAACTTCGCTACTATATTTTAAGAAGAAAGACACTTAAGGTGTACCCGTATGCCAAACTTGCTGCTGAGCGCCTGGTTGAGTTGAACGATAGTCTTGCCAAAATCAAGAAAAAGCGCCACAGAAGAAAATATACACGGCAAATGCAAAAGTACATTGAGGGCGAGTTTTCAGACGAACTGAAAAAACTGACCCGCACAGAGGGCCAGATTTTGGTGAAGTTGATCCATAGACAGACTGGTTCTACGGCCTTTGACCTGGTCAAGGAGCTGCGGAACGGTTGGCGGGCCTTTTGGTACCAAACCACTGCCAAAATGTTCAAGATCAATATCAAAGAGGAGTTTCGCCCGACTGAAGTACACGAAGATTATTTGATCGAGGATATCCTTCAGCGCGCCTTTGCATCCAATCGGCTTAAACGCCAAAAATCGGTACTTGACTATGATTATGCCATGTTGAGCAATAAATGGAAGTCCGATTCCTCCGACGATACACCCCAAAAAGAAAACTGA
- the hisS gene encoding histidine--tRNA ligase produces MPQKPSIPKGTRDFSPTEVSKRNYIIDTIKRLFETFGFQPIETPSFENSETLLGKYGDEGDRLIFKILNSGDFISKVDDVTYSSKNSSTLAPKITEKALRYDLTVPFARYVVMHQNEIDFPFKRYQIQPVWRADRPQKGRFREFYQCDADVVGAYSLLQEVELVQLYDTVFDALGLHGVTIKLNNRKLLSAIAEVIGAQQFLVDFTVALDKLDKIGEEGVKKEMLAKGISEEAIQKAAPLFSLSGKNTERLDVLKDFLRDSEVGVQGVGELEFILNAVADLQLKASNIQLDVTLARGLNYYTGAIFEVAAPEGVQMGSIGGGGRYDDLTGIFGLKDVSGVGISFGLDRIYLVLEELGLFPDSLVTSLDVLCLNFGDKEALTALKLVSTLRRAGLRADLYPTSTKLPKQFKYADKRKVPYVVLLGEKELSEGHFVVKNMHTGEQTTYDLSQPDNFVNEVKG; encoded by the coding sequence ATGCCACAAAAACCATCCATACCCAAGGGAACCCGCGATTTTTCACCTACCGAGGTGTCAAAGCGCAACTATATCATCGACACCATTAAAAGACTTTTTGAAACCTTTGGTTTTCAACCCATTGAAACACCCAGTTTTGAGAATTCTGAAACCCTTTTGGGCAAATATGGGGACGAGGGCGACCGTCTGATTTTTAAGATCTTGAATTCGGGCGACTTTATTTCAAAGGTGGACGATGTAACCTACAGTTCAAAAAACTCTAGTACGCTGGCCCCAAAGATTACTGAGAAAGCACTGCGCTATGATCTGACCGTGCCCTTTGCCCGTTACGTTGTCATGCACCAGAATGAAATCGACTTTCCGTTCAAGCGCTACCAGATACAACCCGTATGGCGGGCCGATCGTCCGCAAAAGGGGCGTTTTCGTGAGTTTTATCAATGTGATGCCGACGTAGTGGGGGCTTACTCGCTCTTGCAGGAAGTAGAATTGGTACAATTGTACGATACCGTTTTTGATGCCTTGGGACTGCATGGGGTGACCATCAAACTAAACAACCGAAAGCTTCTTTCAGCAATAGCCGAAGTGATTGGGGCACAACAGTTTTTGGTAGATTTTACTGTGGCGTTGGACAAACTTGATAAAATAGGTGAAGAAGGAGTCAAAAAAGAGATGCTAGCAAAAGGTATTTCAGAAGAGGCCATCCAAAAGGCAGCACCCTTGTTTTCGCTTTCTGGCAAAAATACCGAACGACTTGACGTACTCAAGGATTTTTTAAGGGATTCTGAGGTGGGCGTTCAAGGTGTCGGGGAACTAGAATTTATTTTGAACGCAGTCGCTGACTTACAGCTGAAAGCTTCCAATATTCAATTGGATGTTACTCTGGCACGTGGGCTAAACTACTACACGGGAGCTATTTTTGAGGTGGCTGCCCCTGAAGGGGTTCAAATGGGCTCCATTGGTGGTGGGGGCCGTTACGATGATCTGACGGGAATTTTTGGCCTCAAAGATGTGAGCGGTGTGGGTATTTCATTTGGTCTTGATCGAATTTATTTGGTTTTGGAAGAACTCGGACTGTTTCCCGACAGCCTGGTAACCTCTTTGGATGTTCTATGCCTGAACTTTGGGGATAAAGAGGCACTGACCGCCTTGAAATTGGTCAGTACATTGCGCCGTGCAGGGTTGCGTGCCGATTTGTATCCAACCAGCACCAAGTTGCCCAAACAGTTCAAGTATGCTGATAAACGCAAGGTCCCTTATGTGGTTCTGTTGGGCGAGAAAGAGCTATCAGAAGGTCATTTTGTGGTTAAAAACATGCATACGGGCGAGCAGACTACCTATGATTTGAGCCAGCCTGATAACTTTGTGAATGAAGTAAAAGGCTAG
- a CDS encoding glycerate kinase: MKRFLVIPDKFKGSLIAEEVIENISVGIKSVLPDANITGILASDGGDGFLDAVARYIDLQRIWTDTVDPIGRPMKAPFGYDTKTSTAYIELARASGLVLLKEEERNPLQTSTYGTGLQIKKALELGAKRVLLGIGGSATNDGGTGIAKALGYRFLDTNGNNLKTIGKHLDRIASIKKEGKLDGVSFFAINDVNNPLYGIQGAAHVYAVQKGANAHDVERLDAGLRKLDRVVASDLGVQNANIPGAGSAGGTGYGLMTFFNANFISGIDFLLDLSKVNGLLDAGHIDAIITGEGAIDNQTLQGKLISGVVRLGQKYGLPVIAFCGIKELSAKEARTLGLQATIEIADREKPLDYNMQHAAMLLQKAVKNYFKTVRKWSC, from the coding sequence ATGAAACGTTTTTTGGTCATTCCAGATAAATTCAAAGGTTCGCTCATTGCGGAAGAAGTAATCGAAAATATTTCTGTTGGCATAAAAAGTGTGCTTCCAGACGCCAACATCACTGGTATACTTGCTTCCGACGGGGGGGACGGATTTTTAGATGCCGTGGCAAGATATATTGATTTGCAAAGGATTTGGACAGACACCGTGGACCCCATCGGGAGGCCCATGAAGGCTCCCTTCGGATATGATACGAAAACCTCGACGGCCTATATCGAATTGGCCAGGGCTTCTGGGCTGGTACTGTTGAAAGAAGAAGAAAGAAATCCGCTGCAAACATCGACCTACGGTACGGGACTGCAAATAAAGAAAGCATTGGAACTTGGTGCCAAACGGGTTTTGTTGGGCATCGGTGGCAGTGCCACCAATGATGGTGGTACAGGTATTGCAAAGGCACTTGGTTACCGTTTCCTTGATACGAACGGCAATAACCTGAAAACCATTGGGAAGCATCTGGATAGAATAGCTTCCATAAAAAAAGAGGGCAAGCTGGATGGTGTTTCTTTTTTTGCCATCAACGATGTAAATAACCCATTGTATGGCATTCAAGGTGCTGCCCATGTCTATGCGGTCCAAAAAGGCGCAAATGCCCACGATGTTGAACGCCTTGATGCTGGTCTTCGAAAGCTTGACAGGGTAGTGGCCAGCGATTTGGGTGTACAGAATGCGAATATTCCCGGCGCTGGATCGGCCGGGGGAACGGGCTACGGACTTATGACATTTTTCAATGCTAATTTTATTTCGGGAATTGATTTTCTATTGGACCTTTCAAAAGTCAACGGGTTATTGGATGCAGGGCATATTGATGCCATCATTACCGGAGAGGGTGCCATTGACAACCAAACCCTGCAGGGCAAGTTGATCAGTGGCGTAGTGCGATTGGGGCAAAAATACGGCCTTCCTGTGATTGCCTTTTGTGGTATTAAAGAGCTTTCGGCCAAAGAAGCTAGGACATTGGGCCTACAGGCCACCATCGAAATCGCTGACCGCGAAAAACCTTTGGACTACAATATGCAGCATGCGGCCATGCTGTTGCAGAAGGCCGTCAAAAACTATTTTAAAACAGTACGTAAATGGAGTTGTTGA
- a CDS encoding DUF6095 family protein, with protein sequence MRTDKALLVKGIKYLAITALTMFLAPVVIYQAFKNQDHPWYLPVLVIGLILAVVAIALGFYGIKLMVDSLFGKKK encoded by the coding sequence ATGAGAACGGATAAGGCCTTACTGGTAAAGGGAATCAAATATCTGGCCATTACGGCATTGACCATGTTCTTGGCACCTGTGGTCATTTACCAAGCTTTCAAAAACCAAGACCACCCATGGTATTTGCCGGTACTGGTCATCGGATTGATTTTGGCAGTTGTGGCGATTGCCCTAGGTTTTTATGGCATCAAACTAATGGTCGATTCCCTTTTCGGGAAGAAAAAATAA
- a CDS encoding DUF6495 family protein, translated as MKYKRLTKEQFEELHQEFINFLATQSITADEWEMLKKEKPEVVEQELDVFSDLIWEGVLSNVRYLENISERHMHLFELTDKEMKLLSIKVMNPEIDLRTEEGFAWFKRNFQSDFVEYLTASKAYGIDKNKDKFALIEQGAVITKGELYQWFDEIMN; from the coding sequence ATGAAATATAAACGATTGACCAAAGAACAGTTCGAAGAACTACACCAAGAGTTCATTAACTTTCTAGCAACCCAGTCTATTACCGCCGATGAATGGGAAATGCTTAAAAAGGAAAAACCCGAAGTTGTTGAGCAAGAGCTTGATGTTTTCAGTGATTTGATTTGGGAAGGGGTACTTTCGAATGTAAGGTACCTTGAGAACATTTCTGAGCGGCATATGCACCTGTTCGAACTGACCGATAAAGAAATGAAGCTGTTGTCCATCAAGGTTATGAATCCTGAAATCGATTTGCGTACCGAAGAAGGTTTCGCATGGTTCAAGCGCAACTTTCAATCTGACTTTGTGGAGTACCTGACTGCTTCAAAGGCATACGGTATAGACAAGAACAAAGACAAGTTTGCCCTGATCGAACAAGGTGCCGTTATCACCAAAGGCGAGCTTTACCAATGGTTTGATGAAATTATGAATTAG
- a CDS encoding M42 family metallopeptidase gives MAASKILTKKSLEFFEKYLNNASPTGYEWEGQKIWMDYLKPYVDDFITDTYGTAVAVINPDAKYKVVIEGHSDEISWYVNYITDNGLLYVIRNGGSDHQIAPSKWVNIHTKNGVVKGVFGWPAIHTRDKSKEQPPKIENIFIDIGAKDKEEVEKMGVHVGCVITYPDTFQILNNDKFVCRAIDNRAGGFMVAEVARLLHENKKKLPFGLYITNSVQEEIGLRGAQMITETIKPNVAIVTDVTHDTTTPMIDKKKEGETSIGKGPVISYAPAVQQKLRERIIETAEAKKIPFQRQASSRSTGTDTDAFAYSNGGVASALISLPLRYMHTTVEMVHRDDVENVIRLIYETLLTIKEGETFSYFE, from the coding sequence ATGGCAGCATCTAAGATCCTTACCAAAAAATCACTTGAATTTTTCGAGAAATACTTGAACAACGCTTCACCAACCGGTTATGAATGGGAGGGGCAAAAAATTTGGATGGACTATCTGAAGCCTTACGTGGACGATTTCATTACCGACACTTATGGCACAGCGGTTGCGGTCATCAATCCCGATGCGAAGTACAAGGTGGTGATCGAGGGGCATTCTGACGAAATTTCTTGGTATGTCAACTACATCACCGACAACGGATTGCTATATGTGATCCGCAATGGTGGTAGTGATCACCAGATAGCGCCTTCCAAATGGGTTAACATCCATACCAAGAACGGTGTGGTCAAAGGGGTGTTTGGCTGGCCGGCCATCCATACCCGGGACAAATCAAAAGAGCAGCCACCAAAAATTGAGAATATTTTTATCGATATTGGGGCCAAAGACAAAGAAGAAGTTGAAAAGATGGGGGTTCACGTGGGTTGTGTCATCACCTACCCCGATACGTTTCAGATCTTGAACAACGATAAGTTTGTATGCCGTGCCATCGACAACCGTGCAGGAGGCTTTATGGTCGCAGAAGTGGCCCGTTTGTTGCATGAGAACAAGAAAAAACTCCCTTTTGGGCTTTACATCACCAATTCGGTGCAGGAAGAAATCGGGCTTCGGGGCGCGCAAATGATTACCGAGACCATTAAACCGAATGTGGCCATTGTGACCGACGTGACCCATGATACCACTACCCCGATGATCGACAAAAAGAAAGAAGGAGAAACCTCGATCGGTAAGGGCCCTGTTATCTCTTATGCCCCAGCGGTTCAACAAAAACTGCGCGAGCGCATCATTGAAACGGCCGAGGCCAAAAAAATTCCGTTTCAGCGACAGGCCTCATCGCGATCTACGGGCACCGACACCGATGCCTTTGCCTATAGCAATGGCGGTGTGGCATCGGCCCTGATTTCATTGCCCTTGCGCTATATGCACACCACCGTTGAAATGGTGCACCGTGATGATGTCGAAAACGTGATTCGTCTGATTTACGAAACGCTGTTGACCATTAAAGAGGGCGAGACATTCAGTTATTTTGAATGA